The window GCAGTGGCGGTTTCGTCGAGTAGCGTGGTGCCGGCGTCAGGGCGGCTCGATTCCTGTGTCTTCTGTGCGATATCAATGCCGATAAGGCCGATCTTCTGGCCGCCCACTTCCTTGATAACGTAGGGTTTTATGTAGCCCTGGGCGATAGGCGAAGCGTCGCCGGGAGCGACATTGGCCGCCAGCACGTCGGTTCCGCAATCGTCCGCCGCCAGATAGTTCAGGAATGACGCCAGGCCGGTATCGCCATTGTCGAACTCATGATTGCCCAGGGCGAAGGCGTCAAAACAGATCCGGTTCATCATCTCAGCATCTGCTTCGCCGCCGAACAGCGTGAAATACAGGGCGCCGGTGATCGCGTCGCCAGAGTGCAGTTTCAGCACATTGCGTTTTTCATCCGCCAAGGTGTCGGCCAGACTCGTCAGCATGGGAAAACCACCGTAGGAAACACTCACCGAACCTATGTCGGCGCCGCCGTCGGTTTTTGTTTGCAGGCCCAGCGCGCTGACGTCGTAACTAAAAGTGGAGGCGGCGAGATGGGAGTGATGATCGTTGATGTGCAGGATGCTCAGGCTGAACCCGGAGTCGTCATTGCTTTGGGGGCTGTTGCTATCGCTGCACGCGGCCAGTGCGATCGACACGCACAATACTGCGCCTGCGCGCGTTACATGAAAAGGCGCCATAAGACATGCTCCACAGTGAATTTGAGTGTTGACGTTCGTTGTTATCGGAGCAGGGAGTGTCCCACTGAATTATTGCGGCAATGTTGCAACTAACGGAGAAGGAAAGAGGAAGAGTCGCTCCCTGTAGCGCAGCATCAAGGGAGCGATGGCGATGTGGCGTCGCGTCAGGATGACTTGGGGACGCCCAGATATTTCTGGCGAATGCGGTCGTACTCGCCGGACTCGCGGATCATGCGCAAACCTTTGTTGAATTTCAGCATGGTGTCCAGACTCATTGGGCTCCTTTTGCTGAAGCAGGTGTAGTAGGGCGCGCTGGTCATGCTGATAAAGTTCAACTCAGGAGGATTCGCCATCTGCTGCGCCTCGTACTGTATCGTGTCGGCGAAGGAATAGATGGCGTCTACGCGCTGGAAGATGAGCATATTGAGCAGCAGCTTATCCGTTCCCACCGTTTCAATATTCTCCAGCCCCGCTTTCTCCAATTCTGTCTCCAGGTTATAACCGCGCACCACCGCCAACTTGTAGGGCTTCATATCGCTCAGGGCGCCGACTTTATGAATTTTGCGTCCGCTCAAGGTGAAAAAACCTTTCTCCAGCGCGCCCAGTTCGTCGGAGAAGTATAGAAAGCTTTCTCTTTCCGGCAGATAGGAGCAACTGCAGAGGCCGTCGTAGGTTCCGGTTCTGGCCAGTTCCAGCGCGCGATTCCACGGGAAATAGCGAAAGGTGACCGTCACGCCGACCTGTTGAAAGGCGGCTTGTAACAGCTCGATGTCGTAACCCGGTCGGTCCGTGTTCT is drawn from Hahella sp. KA22 and contains these coding sequences:
- a CDS encoding ABC transporter substrate-binding protein, with the translated sequence MSIVFLRRLASWLLVSAGLWTTAASADSSINLACNYFPPQKIGSPENTDRPGYDIELLQAAFQQVGVTVTFRYFPWNRALELARTGTYDGLCSCSYLPERESFLYFSDELGALEKGFFTLSGRKIHKVGALSDMKPYKLAVVRGYNLETELEKAGLENIETVGTDKLLLNMLIFQRVDAIYSFADTIQYEAQQMANPPELNFISMTSAPYYTCFSKRSPMSLDTMLKFNKGLRMIRESGEYDRIRQKYLGVPKSS